In one Mustela lutreola isolate mMusLut2 chromosome 8, mMusLut2.pri, whole genome shotgun sequence genomic region, the following are encoded:
- the LOC131839690 gene encoding nematocyst expressed protein 3-like, with translation MEQRSTSDDEIGRRLADTRSISLTRRVTVPGSAGAGTGDSGGRPLTLPVCLHHRVVQEPEPMQAEPEAAPSEEPEPAPPASTAPEAGMVPAGTSGGDPEPAGDWAPAHCEADFVREELGSAPVPGPAFAMDPAPDNTCASALESAPAPPPTPPPEERPEPLLVPTALILEQLPFVLSPDPGNLQERFVPDVSPGEKVKIRRSMQVPWREG, from the exons ATGGAGcagagg AGCACTAGTGACGATGAAATAGGAAGGAGGCTGGCGGACACCCGCTCCATCTCCCTGACCAGGAGAGTGACCGTACCGGGCTCTGCAGGAGCAGGGACTGGGGACTCCGGGGGAAGACCGCTGACACTGCCTGTGTGCCTACACCACCGTGTGGTCCAGGAGCCGGAGCCCATGCAGGCCGAGCCTGAGG CTGCTCCGTCGGAGGAGCCAGAGCCGGCCCCACCTGCATCCACAGCTCCAGAGGCGGGGATGGTGCCTGCAGGGACTTCAGGAGGAGACCCTGAGCCAGCAGGTGACTGGGCACCGGCCCACTGCGAGGCTGACTTTGTCCGGGAAGAGCTGGGGTCTGCCCCTGTCCCGGGGCCTGCCTTTGCTATGGATCCTGCCCCTGACAACACCTGtgcctctgctctggaatccgcccctgctcctccccctactcctccTCCTGAGGAGCGCCCAGAGCCCCTTCTGGTGCCCACAGCCCTGATCCTAGAACAGTTACCCTTTGTTCTATCCCCCGACCCTGGCAACCTGCAGGAACGTTTTGTACCCGACGt cagccctggggagaaggtGAAGATCCGGAGGTCGATGCAggtcccctggagagaagggtga